The segment AAGGGATCCTCCTTCGACGCCACCGCGAATCCCCGATCCCGAAGCTTGTCGGCGTAACCCAGGGGGAAACCGTTCGGTACGCTGACACATTTCACTTCCCGCTCCCGGAGCAGTTCGACCACGGCATCCATGAGTCCCGGATCCGCGTTGCCGGTCTTCTTCGCACGGTTCGTATAGTCCGTGAGCGATACCACTTCATCGACCTTCGACTGCGCCCGCGCACGGTCGATTTCCAGGTCGCTCATCATGATGGTCGTCCGGCCCTCCACCCGGAGAAATGTGAAAGGGTCCGGCACGAACAGCCCCGCGGCGTAGAGCATGTCGGCGTCGCGCTCGCTGTCCGCAATGAGCAGGATGGCCTCGTTACCGGGTGATGCGGTCATTCAGGTGCCTTTCGTTTTAATAAGCCGGTCGAATACGTCACAATGATATTAATGGCCTTGGTTATATTGTACAATTGTACAAGTCAATACCGGCATGGATGGCTTCTGGGCTTGTACGATCGGGATCTCTCGGGTCAATCATATGTGTAGAACCCCTGGCCGGCCTTGCGCCCGTTCATCCCGGCGGCGACCATCTGGCGCAGCAGGGGCGGGGCAGCGTAGCGGTCGGTGCGGAAGGCGTCATGTAGCACTTCCGCGATGTAGAGCGTGGTGTCCAGGCCGATGAAGTCGAGCAGCTTGAGTGGACCGAGGGGGTGGCTGCACCCCAGGACCATGCCCGCGTCGATGTCCTCCTTCGTGGCCACGCCGGATTCGACCAGGCGCACCGCGTCCAGCAGGTAGGGGATGAGGAGGTAGTTGACGATGAAGCCCGGCGTATCCTTGACCTGGATCACCTGCTTGCCCAGCGATTCGCCGAACTGCCGGGCCGTTTCTACGGTCTCCTCGCTGGTCTGCAGTCCGACGACCATTTCGATAAGTCCCATGACGGGCACGGGATTGAAGAAATGAAGGCCCAGCACCTGCTCCGGCCGGTCTGTCGCCGCGGCCAGTTCGGTGATGGAAATGGAGGAGGTGTTGCTGGCCAGGATGGCGCCGGGCGGTGCGATGCCGTCGAGGGTGCGGAAGACCTCCTGCTTGGTTTCCAGGTTCTCGGTCACCGCTTCGATCACCAGGTCGCATTCGTCGAGGTCGCCGAATTCGGTCGTACCCGTGATGCGCCCGAGCACGGCCGCCTTTTCGTTTTCCGTCATGCGTCCCTTGGAGACGTTCCGCGACAGGAGGCCGTCGATCCGACCGATGCCTCCGGCCACCAGCTCGTCGGATGCCTCGCGGACGATCGTCCGGTAACCCGCCTGGGCGCACACCTGCGTGATGCCCGATCCCATCAATCCACATCCAATGACGCCCACGGTCTCAATGGCCATGCCGGATCCTCCGGGTGCTGTACTTCAGGTTATTCGGTGCTACGCGCGACTACTCACTTCAGCGCCGCCACGGCTTCCCTGAACCGCTGGCCGCGTTCCTCGAAGTTGGTAAACATGTCGTAACTGGCACAGGCGGGCGACAGCACGACCACGTCGCCGGGCCGCGCAAGACGGGCGCTTTGCCGCACGGCGTCATTGAGCATTTCGGCGCGGACGATGACGGGCGGATGCGCATCAGCACCGGCTTTCCCGATCGCAGTCTCAATCGCGTCCGCGGTCGTGCCGATCAACACGGCTGCCCGGGCGCGCCGGACGATTTCCTTCGCCATGTCGTCGAAGGCCGTCCCCTTGTCGTACCCACCTGCGATCAGGACGACCGGCGCGTCGAATGCCCGGAGCGCCGTGACCGTCGACGCCGGCGTGGTGCAGGCCGAATCGTTGTAGTATCTCACGCCATCGATAACGGCGACCTCTTCCAGGCGGTGCTCCACGCCGCGGAACGCCTCGACCGTCGACCGGATGACCGATGGCGGGATCCCGCCCAGGCATGCGGCCGTCACCGCGGCCAGCAGGTTGACCAGGTTATGCGGACCCGGCAGCCGGAGGGCGTCCACGGGACAAATGGCGTGTTCGCCGGAACTGTCGCGGAAGACCACCTGTCCGTCCCGCACGTGGCATCCGGTCTCGACGGGACCTTCCATGCTGAACCACGCGACCCGTCCCGGGCAGAATGCCGCCCATTTACGCAGCCGCTCGTCATCGGCGTTCAGGACGACCGCGTCCTCCGGCGACTGATAGTGCACGATGTGCCGCTTGGCCTGTTCGTAGGCGTCGAAGGTCCCGTGCCAGTCCAGGTGATTGGGCGACAGGTTCGTCACCACCGCCAGGCCCGGACTTCGCCGGATCCAGGCCAGCCGGTGCAACTGGAAGCTGGAAAGCTCGAGGACCACGGGACTGCCGGCGGCCGCCTCCCCGGATTCGGCCGCCTCCCCGGATTCGGCCGCCTCGTCCTGACCGTCGACCGTACCGCCAGGACCTGCGCCTCCGCCTGGCTCTCCTGTTCCCGTGCGATCCCCTTCAATCTCGTTGAGCACGGCCCGGCCGATGTTCCCGCCCACCAGCGTATCCGGGTCGACCGCCTGGTGCAGCGCCCCGAGAAGGCGGGTCGTGGTGGTCTTTCCGTTGCTGCCCGTGATGCCGATGACCGGCCGGCGGCAGGTCTCGAAGACCAGGTTGATCTCGGTGGTCAGCGCAACGCCCCGGTCCCGCGCCAGCTGGAGAAACGGACTGTCGTCCCGGACGGCGGGCCCGACCACCACGAGGTCCGCGCCGGTGATGTCCTCCTCCCGGTGCTCCCCGAGCACGTAGCGGACCGGCCATGGATCCAGTGCGGCGATGGACTTCCGGAGGGCTTCCGCGGGCAGCAGGTCGGTGACGGTAACGTCCGCTCCCCGCGCGGCGAAATACCGCGTGGACGCGGCGCCGCCGGAGAGCACGCCGAGCCCCAGTACGGTAACCCGTTTGCCTTTGAATTCCCTTGACACCCGAAGTCCGCCCGGTTTAATATACGGCGTTGATTCGCGGGTTCAATCCGCGAAGTCCAGTCGTTCGTCGAGCGCCGTCAGAAAGGTGTTGGTTTCCGGTGCGTCGACGGTTTCAGGACCGCGCATCAACTGCACCAGGTCTTCGATCGTATCGATGTCCAGCAGGCGGAACTCGTCGAGCACCTCGTGGGTGATCCGGCGCCGCCGAAGCAGGGCGACGGTCTCCTCGAGTTCCGATCCCGAACTCCAGCGCGAGATATCGAATATGCGGTGCGGCTTGCGCATGCCGATAAGATTGTACGCGCCGTCCTGGGCCGGGACAAGCACAATATCGTGGGATGAGAGGGACTCGCGGGCTCGATCGATGACCGTTTCCTCCAGCCGGGGCATGTCGCTCCCGGAGATCAGCACGTACGGGTATCTACCGAGCAGATCCTCGAACAGGCCGAGCATCATCTCACCCAAATTCGCGCCGGACACTGCGTGGTACGGGACGTCCGGCCCGGTAATCGAGCGAAAGGCGTCCGCGTATTCGGGCTGGGACGTGGCCAGCAGGACGTCGTAGTCCCGTCCCCGGTGCGCCGCGAACCGGTCCACCAGGAACGCGCGGTACATACCGGCCGCCAGGCGATGGGCTACGTCCGGACCGAGCACATTGCCCGACCGGTCGCGGATGTCCTTGAGGCCGGCATAGCCGTTCGCCGCCGTGCCATGGACCAGCCGGGTCTTGACGTTACCGGGTTCGGGATACTTGGCGAGCAGGACGAGTGCGGTGGGCGGATAGGAAATCATTGGCCGGAAGGCATGGCTTGGCGCGATGGGAATCGCGCTCGCGATGAAGCCACTTTGGTCATGAACATCGACAAAGATAATGTAGCGGAGTACGTTCACACAAGACATCTATTGGCCCCGCCGCGGGAAGGTTCCTGCACGGTGGAAGAACTGGGCGGCGGGTTTCTGAATACCGTGCTGCGGGTCACCGCCGACGACCGATCGGTCGTGGTGAAACAGGCCCTGGACGCGTTGCGGCTCTTCCCGGACCTCAAAGTCACCACCGACCGGATCGTCTACGAGACGCGGGCCCTCCGGGTTTTGAACGGACTGTTCCCCGAGGGGACCGTTCCGGCCGTCCTGCACTTCGACGACGCGGATCGCATCCTGGTCATGTCGGATCTGGGAAAGCGCCCGTCCCTGGAATCCGAGTTGGAGCGGGGACGCGTCGATCCTGCCGTGGCGGAGCAACTCGGCGGGTTTCTTTCGACCCTGCACCGGCAGACCTGGGACGACCGGGAACTGCGCGGGCAATTCGACAACGAGGCCATGCAGGGCCTGAGGTACAAGTACTGTTTCTATTTCGTAGAAGATCCGGCGTTGAACCGAGTCGCCCGCCGGTTGGCGGAGACTTTCACGGAGACGAAGCAGACGCTGCTCCACGGCGACTTCTGGACGGCCAGCGTGATCGCCGCGGAAAAACGGGTCCGTACCTTCGACCTGGAATTCGTCAACTACGGGCACCCGGCCCAGGACGCGGGTTTCATCATGGCCCACTACCTGCTGCACGCATACAACAAACCACGGGTCGCGGACGCGGTCTTCGACGCTGTCGAACTCATTTGGAGCACTTACGCGGAGGGCATGGGCGACCTGCTGCCTGAAGCAACGGAAACGATGGCCCTTCAGCAGGCCGGTCTCGAGATGCTGTTCCGCATCGACGGGATCAACCAGGTGCGGTATATCACCGACGACGGGGTCAGGGCACGCATTCGCCAGGCCGCCCGACCCATGATGCTGGATGACGAAATAACGGTGGCGGGATTGCGCCACATTTGAACTGCATGCACGGCACATAAACACCCTCAACACAACGGGCAAGGAGCGATATCTTGGGCAGATTCAGATCACTACTCTTCATAGCGGCCGCAGTCGTAATCGGTCTGTGGATCCTCAGCGGATTCTGGGCCAACATCTTCGTCGAGGCGCTCTGGTTCGGCCAACTGGGCTTCGACGACGTGTTCTGGACGACGATCGGCGCCAAGTTCTTCACGGGACTGGTCTTCGGACTGGTCGCGCTGGTGGGCCTCGGGGCGAATGTCTACCTTGCGCGGTACTTCTCCACGCGCCTCACCGAACTTCACCTGTTCAACGAGGAGATGTCGGAACTCGAACAGCTTTTCTCCAACTCCAGGCTGATCGAGGTCGTGACGATCATCGGCATCCTGGTCATTGCCGCCATCATGGGCCTGATCGGCCTGGCCAACTGGGACGGTATGCTCCGGTTCTTCAACCAGGAGGCCTTTGGCGCCACCGATCCCATATTCAATATCGATATCGGGTTCTTCGTCTTCTCGCTGCCGATCTGGCATTTCGTCCGGTTCTGGCTGCTGCTCCTCGTCGTGGCCTCGGCCATCGCGGTCACCCTCTATTATCTCTACCGGGGCGCCGTCACCATCGAAGAGCGTGGCATACAGATCCGGTCGTACGCCCGCAACCACATCTGCGTCCTGGGCGCCATCGTCTTCCTGCTCATGGCCTGGGGCTACCGGCTCGACATGTACCGCCTGCTGTTTTCCGAGTCGGGATTCGCCTTCGGCGCGGGGTACACCGATCTGCACGCCCGGATGTACGCGCTGTGGATCATGCTCTTCGTGGCCATTGGCTGCGCCGGGCTGTTCCTGATGACGCTCCGCTCGCAGCGCCGCAACCTGCCGTTCATTGCCATCGGCGGCATGATCGTCTCGTCCCTGGTCGTCGGTTCGGTGTATCCCGGACTCGTCCAGTATTTCGTGGTGGCGCCCAACGAGTACGACCGGGAGGCGCCGTACATCCAGCACAGTATCGATTATACGCTGCAGGCATACGGCCTGGAAGGGGTCGACGAAGTGCCCTTCCAGATCCAGGAGAACCTCGGCGCGGGGGACATCCAGAACAACATCACGACCATCAACAACCTCAAGGTCCAGGACAAGCGTCCGCTCCGGCGCACGTACCAGCAGCTCCAGGAGATCCGGACCTACTACGATTTCTCCAGCGTGGACGAGGACCGGTACATGATCGACGGTCAGTACCGCCAGGTCATGCTGGCGGCCCGGGAGTTGTCCTACGCCCAGCTGCCATCGCCCACCTGGCAGAACCGGCACCTGTTCTACACCCATGGCTACGGCCTGTGCCTGAGCCCGGTGAACACCGCCACGCCCGAGGGACTGCCGGACCTCTTCGTCAAAGACATCCCGCCCGTTTCCACGAGCGACGACCTCGTCGTGCGGCGGCCGGAATTGTACTTCGGCGAGAACATGGACGCCTACGCGGTCGTGAAGACCACGCAGGAGGAGTTCGACTATCCGGAGGGCGACGAGAACAAGTTCAGCCGGTACCAGGACGACGGCGGGGTGGAGCTCAGCTCCTACTTCCGCCGCCTGGCCTTCGCCCGATATTTCAGCGAGGTCAATTTCGTCATCAGCCCGCTGATCACCGACGAAAGCCAGGTGATGTTCTACCGTCAGCTGCAGAGCCGGGTGGAGAACGTCGCGCCTTTCCTGGACTATGATCACGATCCCTACCTGGTCATCGCCAACGGCAAGCTGTACTGGATGATCGACGCCTACACGACCACGGGCTCCTATCCCTATTCGCAACGTTTCAGCGGTCTCCTGCAGATGCCGGACTCGGGCGACCTGGGCACCGGGCCGCAATCGGATATTCCCGGGCTGAATCCGCCGCCGCAGCGCAGGTTCGTACAGAACCAGCCCACGCTGCAGAACATCAACTACATCCGCAACTCGGTGAAGGTGGTCATCGACGCCTATACCGGCGAGACCGACTTCTACCTCGTGGACGAGACGGACCCGATGGTGCTGACGTACCAGAAGATCTTCCCGACGCTGTTCAAGCCGCTGAGCGAGATGCCGCAGCCGATCCGCGATCATATCCGGTATCCCCGCGACCTCTTCGCCATCCAGGCGGCCATGTACCGCATCTATCACATGCGCAATCCCCAGGTGTTCTACAACAAGGAAGACCTCTGGGCGGTGCCCCAGCAGGTATACGCGGAGCAGGAACAGCAGGTATACCCGTACTACGCCGTGATGAAGACGGCCCTGATGGAGAGGGAGGAAATGCTCCTCCTGCTGCCCTTTACGCCGGCCAACAAGGAGAACATGATCGGCTGGATGGCCGCCCATTGCGACGCGCCGCTCTACGGCCGCATCAAGGTCTACAACTTCCCGAAGCAGGAACTGGTCTACGGCCCCATGCAGATCGAGGCGCGGATCACCCAGGACGCCGACATCGCGAAGGAGCTCACCCTCTGGAACCAGGAGGGCTCCCAGGTGATCCGCGGCGACATCATCGTCGTGCCGATCCAGGAATCGCTGCTCTATATCGAGCCGCTTTACCTGCGGCAGCGGTCCACCCGGGGTGGTTTGCCCGAGCTCAAGCGCGTGATCGTCGCCTACGGCAACCGCATCGCCATGCGGGAGACGCTCGACCAGGCACTTTCGGCCATTTTCGCCTTCGACGGCGCGACCCTCGCCCTGGAGACGACGCAGACGAGCGACGGACAGGTCGTTCCGCAGCCGAGGAGTGTCACGCTGAACGATCTGGCCAGGCGGGCGGTGTCCCACTTCGACGAGGCCCAGGGCCACCTCCAGGCGGGCGACTGGTCCGAATACGGGGCTTCGCTGCAGCAGCTGGAGAACGTACTCCGGCGTCTGTCGGACGAGGCCGCCCAGCTGGAGTAGGAACGGGTCGGACGCGGACCAGGCGGACTGGGGACAGCCATGCCCGTTCAGACGCTCAGCTTTCCCAATGACCACGGCGACCAGCTTGCCGCGCGGCTCAGCCTGCCGCCCGACGGCAGGCCGGTCGCCTACGCCCTCTTCGCCCACTGCTTCACCTGCAACCGGAACCTGAACGCCGTACGGCGCATCAGCCAGGAGATGTCCGACCACGGCATGGCCGTGCTGCAGTTCGACTTCACCGGGCTCGGCGACAGCGAAGGCGACTTTTCCGATACCGGTTTCGCGTCCAACGTGGACGACCTGGTTGCCGCGGCGAGGTATCTCGCGTCCCGCCACGAGGCGCCCCGGGTGCTGATCGGGCACTCCCTCGGCGGCGCGGCCGTGCTCAAGGCGGCGGCGTCCATTCCTTCCTGCAAGGCCGTCGTGACCATCGGCGCGCCGGCCGATCCGAAGCACGTGGCCCACCTGATCGGGGATGCCCGGGAGACCATCGAACAGACCGGCCAGGCGACTGTCACGCTCGCCGGCCGTTCTTTCCTGATCAAGAAGCAGTTCCTGGAAGACCTGGAAGAGACGGGGATGGAAGAGACGATCCGTGGGTTGCGGCGCGCCCTGCTGGTGTGCCACTCCCCCATCGACCAGACGGTCGGGATCGAGAACGCCGCCCGGATCTTCCAGGCCGCCATGCATCCCAAGAGCTTCCTCTCCCTCGACAAGGCGGACCACCTGCTTTCGAACGAGGCCGATGCCTTCTACGTGGGCCGGGCCGCCGCGGCGTGGGCGACGCGGTACCTGGACGTGCCCGCCGTGGCGGACGGTGATCCCGATGCAGCGGGAAGCCAGGTGGTGGTGCGCACGGGACGGGAACACTACTATACCGAGGTCGTGGCCTCGGGCCACCGCATGACGGTGGACGAACCCGTATCGGTGGGAGGCACGGACCGGGGCGGGACGCCCTACGACCTGCTGCTCGGGGCGCTGGGTTCCTGCACGTCCATCACCCTGCGGATGTACGCCGACCGGAAGTCCTGGCCGCTGGAGGAGATCGTCGTCCGGCTCAGTCACGCGAAGATCCACGCCAGCCACTGCGAGACCTGCGAGACCACCGAGGGGAAGGTGGACCGCATCGAGCGCGAAATCGAACTGATCGGCGACCTGTCCGGTGAGCAGCAGGCCCGCCTGCTCGAAATCGCCGACCGCTGTCCCGTGCACCGGACGCTCCATTCGGAGATCCTGGTAGAGACCCGGCTATACGACCCATGAACTATCTTGCCCATCTTTATTTCGCCGAAGACACGCCTGAGTCCTGCGTGGGGAACCTGATGGCGGATTTCGTCCGGGGACCCGTGGACCGGCAGCCGTACATCGGCGCCGTCATGCGGGGCATGCGGAACCACGTGGCCGTGGACCGCTATACCGACGGCCACGACGTGGTCCGCGAGAGCAAAGCGCTCATCAGCCCCACCCGCCGCCGTTTCGCCGGGATCATCGTCGATATCTGCTACGACCATTTTCTCGCGCATAACTGGCCGCGCTTCTCGGACGAGCCGCTCTCCGCGTTCATCGAGCGGAGTTACCAGTCCCTCATCGACTATCGGGGCGACATGCCGCCGGTCCTGGCGCGGGTGATCCGGCACATGGTGAGGCACGACTGGCTGCACGGCTACCGGGAAACCGCGGGGATCGGCCGGGCGCTGGACGGTCTTTCCATGCGCGTCCGGCGGCCCAACACGCTGGCGGGTTCCGTGGAGGAACTCGAGGCCAACTACGACGAAATGGAAGGGCAGTTCCTGCGGTTCTTCCCGGACCTGGTCCGGCACATGGAGACCGGACCTGGTCAGACTCGTGAGGGGGCGCGGCCTGCACCAGCCGGCACCACGCTCGAGGGGGCGGGGGNNNNNNNNNNCACCTCGAGCTCCACCTCCCTCCCCGCCGCCCCCGTCACCTCGCTCGACGCCCGCCCCCGGGGGCGGGGGGACGATGAATAACCACTACGACGTCATCGTGGTGGGCCTGGGTGCCATGGGCTCGGCCACCTGCTACCACCTGGCCTCCCGGGGAGCGAAGGTCCTCGGGCTGGAGCGCTTCGACCTGCCCCACGCCCAGGGCAGTTCCCACGGGTACTCCCGCCACACGAAGACGGTGGTATACGTGGATACGCCCTTCGAACCTTTTATCGAGCGGTCCTTCGAGCTCTGGCGGCTGCTGGAGGGCGAAACCGGCCAGCAGATCCTGGTGACGACGGGCTACCTGCTCATGTCTGACTCCGGCTCGTGGGACCATTTGCTGGGCAAGGTCCGGCACGAAATCCTGACCTCCGACGAAGTAGCCTACCGGTATCCTCAATTCACTTTGCCGGATGACTACCACGGCCTGTACGATCCGGTCGGCGGGCTCCTGCGTCCTGAACTGGGCATCGCGAGCCACCTCATTCAGGCGCTGAGACGCGGCGCCGAAATCCACGGACGGGAAGCCGTGACCGGGTGGAAGGAGACGGCCCATAGCGTGGAGGTCGAGACCGGGCACGCCCGCTACAGCGCGGACCAGGTCGTCTTTACAGGCGGGTCCTGGACCGACCGGCTGATCGCGGACCTGGGCATCACCCTGACCGTCTCCCGCCAGCCCCTGGCCTGGGTGTGGCCCGCGCGGAACCCGGCCTCCTTCGACGTGGGCGTCCTGCCCATCTGGCAGATCCCCGCGCCCGATCACGACGGCGAATACTATGGCTTCCCCATGATGCCGGACCATCCGGGGTTCAAGCTGGCGCTGCACTCTTTCGGGGAGACGTCCGATCCCGAGCGTCTGGACCGCGAAGCCCGACCGGAAGACGAGGAGGAGGTTCGGAAGTGCCTGCGACGGTTCATTCCCGACGCGAACGGACCGCTCACGGCCATGCGGATCTGCATGTACACCCGCACGGTGGACGAACTACCCGTGCTCGACCGGCATCCGGCCCATGACCGGGTGACCGTGGGCTGCGGTTTCAGCGGGACCGGGTTCAAGTTCTCATGCACCTTCGGAGAATGGCTGGCCGAAACGGCGCTGGGGCAGCCCAACACGATCGCCAATGACACTTTCCGGTTTGAACGGTTGATCGGGGCTGCGAACACAACCTGACCCTGAACGCGACTTGTATGGCCATGCGACATGAACCACTCTAATTACCCCTCTCCCGACTAACAGGAGCGACCACCATGAATACCCGGATCACCGAAGACCAGTGGGCGGTATTCGAACGACAGGGCTACCTCCGTCTCGGCAGCGTGATGGAACCGGGCGAGCTCGAACGGCTCCAGGAGCGCATCGACGCCATCATGCTGGGCCGGGCCGATATCGACTACGGCCGGGTCATGATGCAGCTCGACCGCGACCCGGAGCGCGGGGGCGACAAGCCCGGACCGCAGTCCAGAGGACACAAGGGGGCCACGCTCTGCTACCGGAAGATCCAGGACCTGGAACTGGATCCGGTCTACCTGTCCTTCATGCGGAAGCCGGTCTTCGAGGCGATCTGCGATCGGATCTACGGTCCCAATACACCGGTAGCCTGTTTCCGGGCCATGTTCATGAACAAGCCCAGCGGCGAAGGGACGCCCCTCGTCTGGCATCAGGACCGGTGGACCGACCTGGACCGCGACCCGCTCGTCACGCTCTGGACGGCGCTCGACCCTGCCGTGGAAGCGAACGGCTGCGTGAAGATCATACCCGGTTCGCACCGCCGGCTCATCAACCCGAGCCACGGCTCCGGTTTCCTGACGGAGGAGCAGGCGGAGGTCGCCGTGGCCGAGAACGAGCCCATCAACATGGAAGTGGCCTGCGGCGAAACCGTGCTGATGCACAACTGGATGCTGCACAGTTCCGGGACGAACCGCACCGACACGGCGCGGCGCGCCTTCAGCATATGCTTCATGGACGCGGCGACGCGGTCACGGGCCGGGCACACTTTTCCCGTCATATTCGGCGAAGGGGCGCTGAGTCCCGCGCTATGATCCGTCGACATCGGCAAAACCGCCGCCGGCATCCGCCACAGAGGAACACCGGCCATTAACCTACAATTACCAGGGGATCCCTCCATATGAACTTCATAAGCAAGCGAGTCCTGACCGCCGTCTGCTCGGTGCTCATGGCCGCGTATTTCATTTCAGGCTGCGGGTCCACATCGGAGACGTCCCGGCCAAGCCTGCTCGACCAGATCAAGCAGCGGGGCACCATACGCGTCGGCGTATCGACCTTCGTCCCCTGGGCCATGCGCAACAAGCAGGGGGAACTGGTGGGCTTCGAGATCGACGTGGCCAGCCGCCTTGCGGCCGACGCCGGCCTGGAGATCGAGTTCATCCCCACGGCCTGGGACGGGATCATCCCCGGACTCCTGGCCGGCAAGTTCGACGTGATCATCGCCGGCATGTCCATCACCCCCGCGCGAAACCTGAGCGTGAATTTCACCCGGCCCTATTCCCATTCGGAGCTTCTGCTGGCCGCCAGCAGGGATGAGGCGGGCCATCTTGTCGACAGGGAGGACTACGACAGCGCCGACGTGACCATCGCAGTGCGCCGCGGCTCGACCTCGGTCCAGGCGGCGCGGAAGAACTTCCCCCAGGCGACCATCCAGCAGTTCGACGACGACATCCTCGCCTTCCAGGAAGTCCTGAACGGCAACGCCGAAGCCGTCATCGCTTCCTCGCCCAAACCGGAACACGAGGTCCTGCGCAACAGCGACCGGCTGTTCATTCCCTTCGACGAACCCCTGGACCGAGGCGCCGAGGCCATTGCGATCCGCCAGGGAGAAACGGACGCCCTGAATTTCTTCGACAACTGGATACTGCTGCGGACCGAGGACGGATGGTTGAAGGAACGGCGGGACTACTGGTTCAAGACGCTGGACTGGGAGGATGATGTAGCGCCGGACCAGTAGGTGGCGCTACGCCGGGACTGGCGCGTTGTAGGTTTTTAGGCTTCGACGCTGAGTCTTCCAGGTCGGCCGGTGTCTGATTCGCGAATAACGATTTCGACATCGCGTCCAAGGGTGATCAGAAGGCGCAGAAGCCGATCTATGGAGTACTCCCTGAAGTCTCCTCTCATCAGTCGCGACACATCGGGTTGAGACAAGCCGAGCAACTTTGCCGCCTCGACCTGCTTCAGCCTACGTTGGCGAATGATCCTGTCGATGCCCGTCACCAGTTCAGCTTTAAGTAAGTACGTTTCGGCATCCGGCAAGCCAAGATCAGCAAAGACGTTTCCGCTGCCGCGTTCGATTTTCACTCGTTGAGATTTCATTGGTTTTGGTCTCCTGCGTAATTTGCCCGATAATGTTGTGCTGCGGTCTGTAACCTGCTGGAGCCCACCCATTCAATCGGTTTGAGTATCGTTGTGTTCATTGGAAATATAGTGAATCCACCATAAATACACAATCAATTTTTTGTTTCTAATTGATTCAGTCTGACTCTTGGCCAAATTCTCGTGCTAATTGCATTGATATGAAAATCGTACCCGATGATGATGCCTGTCTCACCCAATTCCCGCTTGACATCGACCGCCCTCCTGCGTATCTGGTACAAACTCGAATCGACCGTGTAGCGCGTTCCACCGGAGCCCTG is part of the Gemmatimonadota bacterium genome and harbors:
- a CDS encoding 3-hydroxybutyryl-CoA dehydrogenase — protein: MAIETVGVIGCGLMGSGITQVCAQAGYRTIVREASDELVAGGIGRIDGLLSRNVSKGRMTENEKAAVLGRITGTTEFGDLDECDLVIEAVTENLETKQEVFRTLDGIAPPGAILASNTSSISITELAAATDRPEQVLGLHFFNPVPVMGLIEMVVGLQTSEETVETARQFGESLGKQVIQVKDTPGFIVNYLLIPYLLDAVRLVESGVATKEDIDAGMVLGCSHPLGPLKLLDFIGLDTTLYIAEVLHDAFRTDRYAAPPLLRQMVAAGMNGRKAGQGFYTYD
- the murD gene encoding UDP-N-acetylmuramoyl-L-alanine--D-glutamate ligase, giving the protein MKPGGLRVSREFKGKRVTVLGLGVLSGGAASTRYFAARGADVTVTDLLPAEALRKSIAALDPWPVRYVLGEHREEDITGADLVVVGPAVRDDSPFLQLARDRGVALTTEINLVFETCRRPVIGITGSNGKTTTTRLLGALHQAVDPDTLVGGNIGRAVLNEIEGDRTGTGEPGGGAGPGGTVDGQDEAAESGEAAESGEAAAGSPVVLELSSFQLHRLAWIRRSPGLAVVTNLSPNHLDWHGTFDAYEQAKRHIVHYQSPEDAVVLNADDERLRKWAAFCPGRVAWFSMEGPVETGCHVRDGQVVFRDSSGEHAICPVDALRLPGPHNLVNLLAAVTAACLGGIPPSVIRSTVEAFRGVEHRLEEVAVIDGVRYYNDSACTTPASTVTALRAFDAPVVLIAGGYDKGTAFDDMAKEIVRRARAAVLIGTTADAIETAIGKAGADAHPPVIVRAEMLNDAVRQSARLARPGDVVVLSPACASYDMFTNFEERGQRFREAVAALK
- a CDS encoding glycosyltransferase → MSCVNVLRYIIFVDVHDQSGFIASAIPIAPSHAFRPMISYPPTALVLLAKYPEPGNVKTRLVHGTAANGYAGLKDIRDRSGNVLGPDVAHRLAAGMYRAFLVDRFAAHRGRDYDVLLATSQPEYADAFRSITGPDVPYHAVSGANLGEMMLGLFEDLLGRYPYVLISGSDMPRLEETVIDRARESLSSHDIVLVPAQDGAYNLIGMRKPHRIFDISRWSSGSELEETVALLRRRRITHEVLDEFRLLDIDTIEDLVQLMRGPETVDAPETNTFLTALDERLDFAD
- a CDS encoding phosphotransferase, with protein sequence MGYVRTEHIARPVADVLEAGIAVRRRAMDQPGLDVTGFGILGEQDECGGRIGNHWPEGMAWRDGNRARDEATLVMNIDKDNVAEYVHTRHLLAPPREGSCTVEELGGGFLNTVLRVTADDRSVVVKQALDALRLFPDLKVTTDRIVYETRALRVLNGLFPEGTVPAVLHFDDADRILVMSDLGKRPSLESELERGRVDPAVAEQLGGFLSTLHRQTWDDRELRGQFDNEAMQGLRYKYCFYFVEDPALNRVARRLAETFTETKQTLLHGDFWTASVIAAEKRVRTFDLEFVNYGHPAQDAGFIMAHYLLHAYNKPRVADAVFDAVELIWSTYAEGMGDLLPEATETMALQQAGLEMLFRIDGINQVRYITDDGVRARIRQAARPMMLDDEITVAGLRHI
- a CDS encoding UPF0182 family protein, whose protein sequence is MLGRFRSLLFIAAAVVIGLWILSGFWANIFVEALWFGQLGFDDVFWTTIGAKFFTGLVFGLVALVGLGANVYLARYFSTRLTELHLFNEEMSELEQLFSNSRLIEVVTIIGILVIAAIMGLIGLANWDGMLRFFNQEAFGATDPIFNIDIGFFVFSLPIWHFVRFWLLLLVVASAIAVTLYYLYRGAVTIEERGIQIRSYARNHICVLGAIVFLLMAWGYRLDMYRLLFSESGFAFGAGYTDLHARMYALWIMLFVAIGCAGLFLMTLRSQRRNLPFIAIGGMIVSSLVVGSVYPGLVQYFVVAPNEYDREAPYIQHSIDYTLQAYGLEGVDEVPFQIQENLGAGDIQNNITTINNLKVQDKRPLRRTYQQLQEIRTYYDFSSVDEDRYMIDGQYRQVMLAARELSYAQLPSPTWQNRHLFYTHGYGLCLSPVNTATPEGLPDLFVKDIPPVSTSDDLVVRRPELYFGENMDAYAVVKTTQEEFDYPEGDENKFSRYQDDGGVELSSYFRRLAFARYFSEVNFVISPLITDESQVMFYRQLQSRVENVAPFLDYDHDPYLVIANGKLYWMIDAYTTTGSYPYSQRFSGLLQMPDSGDLGTGPQSDIPGLNPPPQRRFVQNQPTLQNINYIRNSVKVVIDAYTGETDFYLVDETDPMVLTYQKIFPTLFKPLSEMPQPIRDHIRYPRDLFAIQAAMYRIYHMRNPQVFYNKEDLWAVPQQVYAEQEQQVYPYYAVMKTALMEREEMLLLLPFTPANKENMIGWMAAHCDAPLYGRIKVYNFPKQELVYGPMQIEARITQDADIAKELTLWNQEGSQVIRGDIIVVPIQESLLYIEPLYLRQRSTRGGLPELKRVIVAYGNRIAMRETLDQALSAIFAFDGATLALETTQTSDGQVVPQPRSVTLNDLARRAVSHFDEAQGHLQAGDWSEYGASLQQLENVLRRLSDEAAQLE